One stretch of Rathayibacter festucae DSM 15932 DNA includes these proteins:
- the galE gene encoding UDP-glucose 4-epimerase GalE, which translates to MAWLVTGGAGYIGAHVVRAFAEQGIDPVVLDDLSSGHEGFVPEGVPFHRGSILDEALLDEVFAQHDIEGVVHVAGFKYAGVSVQRPLHTYEQNVIGTMRVLAAMERAGVRSIVFSSSAAVYGAVDVELVTESTPKSPESPYGESKLIGEWLLADAGRAHGVRHVSLRYFNVVGSGYPDVYDTSPHNLFPLVFEALLAGRTPRINGDDYPTPDGTCVRDYIHVADLALAHVAAARRLAAGEPIDPVYNLGSGTGASVGEIMTAIADSTGIAFTPEVAPRRPGDPPRIVASGETAARDLGWEMRHTVAEMVESAWRARSAAGS; encoded by the coding sequence ATGGCATGGCTGGTCACCGGGGGAGCCGGGTACATCGGAGCGCACGTGGTGCGCGCGTTCGCCGAGCAGGGCATCGACCCCGTCGTCCTCGACGATCTGTCGTCCGGCCACGAGGGCTTCGTCCCCGAGGGCGTGCCGTTCCACCGCGGCTCGATCCTCGACGAGGCGCTGCTGGACGAGGTCTTCGCGCAGCACGACATCGAGGGCGTCGTGCACGTCGCCGGCTTCAAGTACGCGGGAGTCTCGGTGCAGCGCCCGCTGCACACCTACGAGCAGAACGTCATCGGCACGATGCGCGTGCTCGCCGCGATGGAGCGCGCCGGCGTCCGCTCGATCGTCTTCTCCTCCAGCGCCGCGGTGTACGGCGCGGTCGACGTCGAGCTCGTCACCGAGAGCACCCCGAAGAGCCCCGAGTCGCCCTACGGCGAGTCGAAGCTGATCGGCGAGTGGCTGCTCGCCGATGCCGGCCGCGCGCACGGGGTGCGCCACGTGTCGCTCCGCTACTTCAACGTCGTCGGCTCCGGCTACCCGGACGTCTACGACACCAGCCCGCACAACCTCTTCCCGCTCGTCTTCGAGGCGCTGCTGGCCGGCCGCACGCCGCGCATCAACGGCGACGACTACCCCACTCCGGACGGCACCTGCGTCCGCGACTACATCCACGTCGCCGATCTCGCGCTCGCCCACGTCGCGGCGGCCCGCCGCCTGGCCGCCGGCGAGCCGATCGACCCCGTCTACAACCTGGGCAGCGGAACCGGCGCCTCGGTCGGCGAGATCATGACCGCGATCGCCGACAGCACCGGCATCGCCTTCACCCCGGAGGTCGCGCCGCGCCGCCCGGGCGACCCGCCCCGCATCGTCGCCTCGGGCGAGACCGCGGCCCGCGACCTCGGCTGGGAGATGCGCCACACCGTCGCCGAGATGGTGGAGAGCGCCTGGCGCGCCCGGAGCGCCGCGGGGTCCTGA
- a CDS encoding DUF5719 family protein, translated as MTPTPPRPSRAERRAERSAAKPGRDAPAAAPKRDRTVSAARRRRTALRTAAGVAGLALAGAAVVLPQILPGPLASRAADGVVVTPVAADGALVCAGDLIDASDPEELSALGESGSSLWPQDATGDASALEEADVASPGTGITRVDVPAESDPTPGGVTTQSIATEELFGLSALGCAEPSADSWLVAGSTDVGRTSTLVLANASEVAATVDLALYGENGVVPATGATGIVVPAGTVRALPLAGLAPDVLQPVVRMTARGGEIAASIQSSVISGLTPQGVETTGPAAAPSTLAVISGFTVASPPADTAGDDGTGGDGTPVLRILAPGEADSTVSIEVANEDPSGIGTSTQVVVPAGRVGEVPLSGLADGSYRVTLTSDQPVVAAGRTTSTGTAGTDFAWFVSGTATDVPFGVGNTRETGAVLHLANGSDSSASVQLESETGTRTLDIGPFASVSAELGVDPVVVTSDQPVQASVSIANEGRIAGYAIVPPGPLSSPVTVYSH; from the coding sequence ATGACGCCGACCCCGCCCCGCCCCTCGCGTGCCGAGCGGCGTGCCGAGCGCTCCGCCGCGAAGCCCGGCAGGGACGCCCCCGCGGCCGCCCCGAAGCGCGACCGGACCGTCTCGGCCGCTCGGCGCCGCCGGACCGCGCTCCGCACCGCCGCCGGCGTCGCGGGGCTCGCCCTCGCCGGCGCCGCCGTCGTCCTGCCCCAGATCCTCCCCGGGCCGCTCGCGAGCCGGGCCGCCGACGGCGTCGTGGTCACCCCCGTGGCGGCCGACGGAGCGCTCGTCTGCGCGGGCGACCTGATCGACGCGAGCGACCCCGAGGAGCTCAGCGCGCTCGGCGAGTCGGGCAGCTCGCTCTGGCCGCAGGACGCGACGGGCGACGCCTCGGCACTCGAGGAGGCCGACGTGGCCTCCCCGGGCACCGGGATCACCCGGGTCGACGTCCCCGCCGAGTCCGATCCGACGCCCGGCGGCGTGACGACCCAGTCCATCGCGACGGAGGAGCTGTTCGGCCTCTCGGCTCTCGGCTGCGCCGAGCCGTCCGCCGACAGCTGGCTCGTCGCCGGATCGACCGACGTCGGCCGGACCTCGACCCTCGTCCTCGCGAACGCCAGCGAGGTGGCGGCGACGGTCGACCTCGCCCTCTACGGCGAGAACGGCGTCGTCCCGGCGACCGGGGCGACCGGCATCGTCGTCCCCGCCGGCACCGTCCGAGCCCTCCCGCTGGCCGGGCTCGCCCCCGACGTGCTCCAGCCGGTCGTCCGGATGACCGCGCGCGGCGGCGAGATCGCGGCGAGCATCCAGAGCAGCGTCATCTCCGGCCTGACTCCGCAGGGTGTCGAGACGACCGGCCCCGCAGCCGCGCCGTCCACGCTCGCCGTCATCTCCGGCTTCACCGTCGCGTCGCCCCCGGCCGACACGGCGGGCGACGACGGCACCGGAGGCGACGGCACCCCCGTCCTGCGCATCCTCGCCCCCGGCGAGGCGGACAGCACGGTCTCGATCGAGGTCGCGAACGAGGACCCGAGCGGCATCGGCACCTCGACCCAGGTCGTCGTCCCGGCCGGCCGCGTCGGCGAGGTCCCCCTCTCCGGCCTCGCGGACGGCTCCTACCGCGTCACGCTCACCTCCGACCAGCCCGTCGTCGCGGCCGGCCGCACGACGTCGACCGGCACCGCCGGGACCGACTTCGCCTGGTTCGTGTCGGGGACGGCGACCGACGTGCCCTTCGGCGTCGGCAACACCCGCGAGACCGGAGCCGTGCTGCACCTCGCGAACGGCAGCGACTCCTCGGCGTCGGTGCAGCTCGAGTCCGAGACCGGGACCCGCACCCTCGACATCGGCCCGTTCGCCTCGGTGTCCGCCGAGCTCGGCGTCGACCCCGTGGTCGTCACCAGCGACCAGCCGGTGCAGGCGTCCGTCTCGATCGCGAACGAGGGGCGCATCGCGGGCTACGCGATCGTGCCGCCCGGACCGCTGTCCTCCCCGGTCACCGTCTACTCGCACTGA
- a CDS encoding metallopeptidase family protein, with the protein MPRARRSTARQSSSVRGGSRDRHGRGIRGAVTGPHLPPLQTRADFFETTIGSAFDYLRDAWPDELAGIRVELASTPDVDPARLEGTGIARWRVDHAARRITLYRVPIERLAKLHRRDEWHQRMMIESYVFRAVAELLGRDPWDISPDRFRHH; encoded by the coding sequence ATGCCCCGCGCACGCCGTTCCACCGCTCGTCAGTCGAGCTCGGTGCGCGGCGGCTCGCGCGACCGGCACGGCCGGGGCATCCGCGGCGCCGTGACCGGCCCGCACCTGCCGCCGCTGCAGACCCGCGCCGACTTCTTCGAGACCACCATCGGCTCCGCCTTCGACTACCTCCGCGACGCCTGGCCGGACGAGCTCGCGGGGATCCGGGTGGAGCTCGCCTCCACGCCCGACGTCGATCCTGCCCGGCTCGAGGGCACGGGCATCGCCCGCTGGCGAGTCGACCACGCCGCGCGACGGATCACGCTGTACCGCGTGCCGATCGAGCGGCTGGCGAAGCTGCACCGCCGCGATGAGTGGCACCAGCGGATGATGATCGAGAGCTACGTCTTCCGCGCGGTCGCCGAGCTCCTCGGCCGCGATCCGTGGGACATCTCCCCGGACCGGTTCCGGCACCACTGA
- a CDS encoding glycosyltransferase family 2 protein — translation MYPRVTAVLVAHNGAAYLERTLAALRAQTRQPDATVFVDGGSKDATGELLSGWGPTQFVQVAENLPFGQAVARAVRVMQAPTGEDEWLWLLAADSAPEPGALAALLGAVEVAPSVAVAGPKVMDWTRSGYIRSYGESITNYGTTVHLVEDELDQGQHDATPDVLAVAAGGMLVRHALWEELGGFDPGLPVVDDALDFSIRTRLAGHRVSRVPDARVTTARIGLQRPDGRRIDSGERRRARQHRTAQLHRRLAYAPVALLVVHWLSLVPLAVGRAAVRLLRKQPGLVGGELLAAFVVAFGGTKVFHARRVLRSSKNVGWKAIAPLRIPLDVVRQLRSVRHDAVRVQASRERHPLHFFQGGGVWIVLVAAIAGLIVYARLLAATAMGGGGLLTLSPSVGELWRNAAYGWRDLGSGFIGAADPFAAVLAVLGSLTFWAPSFSIVLLYLTALPLATMGAWMMIARLTARPIARGAGAFVYLLAPAFFAAQSEGRPAAILVHVLLPWLFFAGFGAYRSWSSSATASILAAAVVACAPVLAIPLAVIWIVVLATSGRRIGRFAGLPIPALALLFPIIVAHAQRGDWFAILADPGVPLPTGRVDFFSLVAGFPSGFTTGWLDLLGGLGVPASAAGLATAVLVLPLVISALAALLLPNNLSALGGVGVAAAGLLTAALAQDVQVVTTGSEAVAVWSGTGLSLYWLGLVVGFSLSVAALPSYRVVPALVVTAAAVVAVAPLAVLFPMGGGTVTTAGSDRSLPAYVAAEAQNEPRVGTIVLVPQSDGGILARLERGAGATLDQQSTLAATGTEQTDEIDELAGNLVSRTGYEVGTALQDLGVRFVVLAPPASADAGDAASAVSARAAVSLDGNAAFSAVGDTQYGLLWTAVDTEGTRIDAAPQGVVGPFGVAYTIALLIVFLVAFLLAVPTGLSLERSRSGAAVAGIDDEPGEATGQFDDGTDDA, via the coding sequence ATGTATCCCCGAGTAACCGCCGTCCTGGTCGCCCACAACGGCGCGGCCTACCTGGAACGCACCCTCGCGGCTCTGCGGGCCCAGACCCGGCAGCCCGATGCGACCGTGTTCGTCGACGGCGGCTCGAAGGACGCGACCGGGGAGCTCCTCTCCGGCTGGGGTCCGACGCAGTTCGTCCAGGTCGCCGAGAACCTCCCGTTCGGCCAGGCCGTCGCCCGCGCCGTGCGCGTCATGCAGGCGCCGACGGGGGAGGACGAGTGGCTGTGGCTGCTCGCCGCCGACTCCGCCCCTGAGCCGGGTGCGCTCGCCGCGCTCCTCGGCGCGGTCGAGGTCGCGCCCTCCGTCGCGGTCGCCGGGCCGAAGGTCATGGACTGGACCCGCTCCGGCTACATCCGCAGCTACGGCGAGTCGATCACCAACTACGGCACCACCGTCCACCTCGTCGAGGACGAGCTCGACCAGGGCCAGCACGACGCCACGCCCGACGTGCTCGCCGTCGCCGCCGGCGGCATGCTGGTGCGGCACGCGCTCTGGGAGGAGCTCGGCGGCTTCGACCCCGGGCTGCCCGTGGTCGACGATGCCCTCGACTTCTCGATCCGCACCCGCCTCGCCGGCCACCGGGTAAGCCGCGTCCCCGACGCCCGGGTCACCACCGCGCGCATCGGCCTGCAGCGTCCGGACGGCCGCCGGATCGACAGCGGGGAGCGGCGGCGCGCCCGCCAGCACCGCACCGCGCAGCTGCACCGCCGCCTCGCCTACGCGCCGGTAGCGCTGCTCGTCGTGCACTGGCTCTCGCTGGTGCCGCTCGCCGTCGGCCGCGCGGCCGTCCGGCTCCTGCGCAAGCAGCCCGGCCTCGTCGGCGGCGAGCTGCTCGCGGCCTTCGTCGTCGCGTTCGGCGGCACCAAGGTCTTCCACGCCAGGCGCGTGCTCCGCTCGTCGAAGAACGTCGGCTGGAAGGCCATCGCGCCGCTGCGCATCCCGCTCGACGTGGTCCGCCAGCTCCGCTCGGTCCGGCACGACGCCGTCCGGGTGCAGGCCAGCCGCGAGCGCCACCCGCTGCACTTCTTCCAGGGCGGCGGCGTCTGGATCGTCCTGGTCGCCGCGATCGCCGGGCTGATCGTCTACGCGCGCCTGCTCGCGGCCACCGCCATGGGCGGCGGCGGTCTGCTCACCCTCTCGCCGTCGGTCGGCGAGCTGTGGCGGAACGCCGCGTACGGCTGGCGCGACCTCGGCTCCGGCTTCATCGGCGCCGCGGACCCGTTCGCCGCCGTGCTCGCCGTGCTCGGCTCGCTCACGTTCTGGGCGCCGAGCTTCTCCATCGTCCTCCTCTACCTCACCGCTCTGCCGCTCGCGACGATGGGCGCGTGGATGATGATCGCCCGCCTCACCGCGCGGCCGATCGCCCGCGGCGCCGGCGCCTTCGTCTACCTGCTCGCGCCGGCCTTCTTCGCCGCGCAGTCCGAGGGCCGCCCGGCCGCGATCCTGGTGCACGTCCTGCTGCCCTGGCTCTTCTTCGCCGGATTCGGCGCCTACCGCTCCTGGTCGTCCTCGGCGACCGCCTCGATCCTGGCGGCGGCGGTCGTCGCCTGCGCGCCGGTGCTCGCGATCCCGCTCGCGGTGATCTGGATCGTCGTGCTCGCCACGTCCGGTCGCCGGATCGGCCGCTTCGCCGGACTGCCGATCCCGGCTCTCGCGCTGCTCTTCCCGATCATCGTCGCGCACGCCCAGCGGGGCGACTGGTTCGCGATCCTCGCCGACCCGGGCGTGCCGCTGCCGACCGGCCGGGTCGACTTCTTCTCGCTCGTCGCCGGCTTCCCCTCGGGCTTCACGACCGGCTGGCTGGACCTCCTCGGCGGTCTGGGCGTCCCCGCGTCGGCAGCCGGTCTCGCGACCGCGGTGCTCGTGTTGCCGCTGGTCATCTCGGCGCTCGCGGCGCTGCTGCTGCCGAACAACCTCTCCGCCCTCGGCGGTGTGGGCGTGGCCGCCGCCGGTCTGCTGACCGCCGCGCTCGCGCAGGACGTCCAGGTGGTGACCACCGGGTCCGAGGCGGTCGCCGTCTGGAGCGGCACGGGCCTCAGCCTGTACTGGCTCGGCCTGGTCGTCGGCTTCTCGCTCTCGGTCGCCGCGCTGCCGTCCTACCGGGTCGTCCCGGCTCTGGTCGTCACGGCCGCCGCGGTCGTGGCGGTCGCTCCGCTGGCGGTGCTGTTCCCGATGGGCGGCGGGACCGTGACGACCGCCGGCTCCGATCGCTCGCTGCCCGCGTACGTCGCGGCGGAGGCGCAGAACGAGCCGCGGGTGGGCACGATCGTGCTCGTCCCGCAGTCGGACGGCGGCATCCTCGCGCGGCTCGAGCGCGGCGCGGGAGCGACCCTCGATCAGCAGTCGACCCTCGCCGCCACCGGCACCGAGCAGACCGACGAGATCGACGAGCTCGCGGGCAACCTCGTCTCGCGCACCGGCTACGAGGTCGGAACGGCGCTGCAGGACCTCGGCGTGCGCTTCGTCGTGCTCGCTCCACCGGCCAGCGCCGACGCCGGCGACGCGGCCTCGGCCGTCAGCGCCCGCGCCGCCGTCTCGCTGGACGGGAACGCCGCGTTCTCCGCCGTCGGCGACACCCAGTACGGCCTGCTCTGGACCGCCGTCGACACCGAGGGCACCCGGATCGACGCGGCGCCGCAGGGCGTCGTCGGCCCGTTCGGCGTGGCCTACACGATCGCGCTGCTCATCGTCTTCCTGGTCGCGTTCCTGCTGGCCGTCCCCACCGGCCTCTCGCTCGAGCGCTCCCGCTCGGGAGCCGCGGTCGCGGGGATCGACGACGAGCCGGGCGAGGCCACCGGCCAGTTCGACGACGGGACCGACGATGCCTGA
- a CDS encoding WhiB family transcriptional regulator: MSAVPEDWFVDPVRLGVPGVRQGVDSGSEAPGGALSWQVDSLCAQTDPEAFFPEKGGSTRDAKKICTSCEVRAQCLEYALENDERFGIWGGLSERERRKLRRRA, encoded by the coding sequence ATGAGCGCGGTCCCCGAGGACTGGTTCGTCGATCCCGTTCGCCTCGGTGTCCCCGGCGTCCGCCAGGGCGTCGACTCGGGCAGCGAGGCGCCCGGCGGCGCCCTCTCCTGGCAGGTCGACTCGCTCTGCGCGCAGACCGATCCGGAGGCGTTCTTCCCCGAGAAGGGCGGATCCACGCGCGACGCGAAGAAGATCTGCACCTCGTGCGAGGTCCGGGCGCAGTGCCTCGAGTACGCGCTCGAGAACGACGAGCGCTTCGGCATCTGGGGCGGCCTCTCCGAGCGCGAGCGCCGCAAGCTGCGCCGTCGGGCGTGA
- a CDS encoding DUF58 domain-containing protein, producing the protein MHLTGRSVLVLIVGLVPVVLLGRRAEVAFAVLGLWLLVWLILVGVDLAVAGSARAVVLERRTPDRVRLGERAEATLLITNTGRRRITGIVRDAWEPSAGALATRSPLRLPPGERRAVRTVLEPRRRGERRALHATIRSNGVLGLAGRQATLAAPAVVRVLPPFRSRRHLPSRLARLRELEGRTSVMIRGQGTEFDSLREYVRGDDVRSLDWRATARRREPVVRTWRPERDRRVVLVLDTGRTSAARIDDEPRLDTAIEASLLLSALAASAGDRIDVLAFDRTRRARVHGATGTEVLSRVVDALAPVQPQLIETDWSAVPGQVRTLVSQRSLVVLLTALDSVGAAEGLLAVLPQLTRRHTVVVACAIDPELARMAADRGDRSAVYAAAAAERSLADADRLAAAVRRLGGDVVLASPEKLPPALADRYLALKATGRL; encoded by the coding sequence GTGCACCTCACCGGACGCTCCGTCCTCGTCCTCATCGTCGGCCTCGTGCCGGTCGTCCTGCTCGGACGCCGGGCCGAGGTCGCCTTCGCCGTGCTCGGGCTCTGGCTGCTGGTCTGGCTGATCCTGGTGGGCGTCGACCTCGCGGTGGCCGGCTCCGCGCGCGCGGTCGTGCTCGAGCGGCGGACCCCCGACCGGGTCCGCCTCGGCGAGCGCGCGGAGGCGACGCTGCTGATCACGAACACGGGACGGCGCCGCATCACCGGCATCGTCCGCGACGCGTGGGAGCCCTCCGCCGGGGCGCTCGCGACCCGCTCGCCGCTGCGCCTGCCGCCCGGTGAGCGCCGCGCCGTCCGCACGGTCCTCGAGCCGCGCCGCCGCGGAGAGCGCCGGGCGCTGCACGCGACGATCCGCTCGAACGGCGTCCTCGGGCTGGCCGGCCGGCAGGCGACCCTCGCCGCGCCCGCGGTCGTCCGGGTGCTGCCGCCGTTCCGCTCCCGCCGCCACCTGCCCTCCCGCCTCGCGCGCCTCCGCGAGCTGGAGGGGCGCACCAGCGTGATGATCCGCGGTCAGGGCACCGAGTTCGACAGCCTGCGCGAGTACGTCCGCGGCGACGACGTCCGCTCGCTCGACTGGCGCGCCACCGCCCGGCGCCGCGAGCCCGTCGTCCGCACCTGGCGGCCCGAGCGCGACCGGCGGGTGGTGCTCGTGCTCGACACCGGCCGCACCTCCGCCGCCCGGATCGACGACGAGCCGCGCCTGGACACGGCGATCGAGGCGTCGCTGCTGCTGTCGGCGCTGGCCGCCTCGGCCGGCGACCGCATCGACGTCCTCGCCTTCGACCGCACCCGGCGCGCCCGCGTGCACGGCGCGACCGGCACGGAGGTGCTGAGCCGCGTCGTCGACGCGCTCGCCCCCGTGCAGCCGCAGCTGATCGAGACCGACTGGTCGGCCGTGCCGGGCCAGGTGCGCACCCTGGTCTCGCAGCGCTCGCTCGTCGTCCTGCTCACGGCGCTCGACTCCGTCGGCGCGGCGGAGGGGCTGCTCGCGGTGCTCCCGCAGCTCACGAGGCGGCACACCGTGGTCGTCGCCTGCGCGATCGACCCCGAGCTGGCCCGGATGGCCGCCGACCGCGGCGACCGCAGCGCGGTCTACGCGGCCGCGGCGGCGGAGCGCTCCCTCGCCGACGCGGACCGGCTCGCGGCCGCGGTCCGGCGGCTCGGCGGCGACGTGGTGCTCGCCTCGCCGGAGAAGCTGCCGCCCGCCCTCGCCGACCGCTACCTCGCGCTGAAGGCCACCGGCCGGCTCTGA
- a CDS encoding AAA family ATPase gives MSDSSLPPIADDELRRELDRVRSEVGRAVVGQDGAVSGLLIALLAGGHVLLEGVPGVAKTLLVRALSVSLGLDTRRVQFTPDLMPGDITGSLVYDASTSGFAFREGPVFTNLLLADEINRTPPKTQAALLEAMEERQVSVDGRTLRLPDPFLVAATQNPVEYEGTYLLPEAQLDRFLLKLVLDVPPRDVEVEVLSRHAAGFDPRDLAAAGVHPVLDAGRLRAAQASVRRVGAGPDVLGYIVDLARATRESPSVKLGVSPRGSTALLAASRAWAWLNGYGSITPDHVQAMVLPVLRHRMQLQPEAELEGVRTEAVLGGILQQVRVPV, from the coding sequence ATGAGCGACTCCTCCCTCCCCCCGATCGCGGACGACGAGCTCCGCCGCGAGCTCGACCGCGTCCGCTCCGAGGTCGGCCGCGCCGTCGTCGGCCAGGACGGCGCCGTCTCCGGGCTGCTGATCGCCCTGCTGGCCGGCGGGCACGTGCTGCTCGAGGGCGTGCCGGGCGTCGCGAAGACGCTGCTCGTCCGCGCACTCTCGGTCTCGCTGGGCCTGGACACCCGGCGCGTGCAGTTCACCCCCGATCTGATGCCCGGCGACATCACCGGCTCGCTGGTCTACGACGCCTCCACCTCGGGCTTCGCCTTCCGCGAGGGCCCGGTCTTCACGAACCTGCTGCTCGCGGACGAGATCAACCGCACCCCGCCGAAGACGCAGGCCGCCCTGCTCGAGGCGATGGAGGAGCGCCAGGTCAGCGTCGACGGCCGCACGCTCCGCCTCCCCGACCCGTTCCTCGTCGCGGCGACGCAGAACCCGGTCGAGTACGAGGGGACCTACCTGCTCCCCGAGGCGCAGCTCGACCGCTTCCTGCTGAAGCTGGTGCTGGACGTGCCGCCGCGGGACGTCGAGGTCGAGGTGCTCTCCCGGCACGCGGCCGGCTTCGATCCGCGCGACCTCGCCGCCGCGGGGGTCCACCCAGTGCTGGACGCGGGGCGGCTGCGCGCGGCCCAGGCCTCCGTCCGCCGCGTCGGCGCCGGCCCGGACGTGCTCGGCTACATCGTCGACCTCGCGCGCGCGACCCGCGAGAGCCCGAGCGTGAAGCTCGGCGTCAGCCCGCGCGGATCGACGGCCCTGCTCGCCGCGAGCCGCGCCTGGGCCTGGCTGAACGGCTACGGCTCGATCACCCCGGACCACGTCCAGGCGATGGTGCTGCCCGTGCTGCGGCACCGGATGCAGCTGCAGCCCGAGGCGGAGCTCGAGGGCGTGCGCACGGAGGCCGTCCTCGGCGGCATCCTGCAGCAGGTCCGCGTCCCGGTCTGA
- a CDS encoding DUF3499 family protein, whose product MDRRQCSRTGCSLPAVVTLTYDYRDSLVAVGPLSPQPDPHGYDLCAEHDRRLLVPRGWETVRYLEPPSA is encoded by the coding sequence ATGGACCGACGGCAGTGCTCGCGCACCGGGTGCAGCCTCCCCGCGGTCGTGACGCTCACCTACGACTACCGGGACTCGCTCGTGGCGGTCGGGCCGCTCAGCCCGCAGCCCGATCCGCACGGCTACGACCTGTGCGCCGAGCACGACCGGCGGCTGCTGGTGCCCCGGGGCTGGGAGACCGTGCGCTACCTCGAGCCGCCGTCGGCCTGA
- a CDS encoding RDD family protein, which produces MSDDRDDVRLDSAGFDTAGLVTGEAIALEIPVTSFVLRAAGAIIDLVAEFLLALGLFYLVFVLAGDGGLDPAATAAVAIAALVLSIVLVPVAVETATRGRSLGKLAVGARVVRDDGGAIGFRHALVRGLTGVLEIVMTAGGLAAVVGLLSRRSRRLGDVLAGTHSQLERVPAAPPLVVEVPAPLAGWATTADVARLPDALARRLAQFLRQRSGMTEPSRSQLARSLAQEAAAFVSPLPAAPAEDFLLAVAALRRRREERALELVDRRMSRLAPVLADAPRGFPVREAPRAPRGAPAAPGAPAPQDAQADGGSR; this is translated from the coding sequence ATGTCCGACGACCGCGACGACGTCCGCCTCGACAGCGCCGGCTTCGACACGGCGGGCCTGGTCACCGGCGAGGCGATCGCCCTCGAGATCCCCGTCACCTCGTTCGTCCTGCGGGCCGCCGGCGCGATCATCGACCTCGTCGCGGAGTTCCTGCTCGCCCTCGGTCTCTTCTACCTGGTCTTCGTCCTGGCCGGGGACGGCGGACTCGACCCCGCCGCCACGGCCGCCGTCGCGATCGCCGCACTCGTCCTCTCGATCGTGCTCGTGCCCGTCGCCGTCGAGACCGCGACGCGGGGGCGCTCGCTCGGCAAGCTCGCCGTCGGCGCCCGGGTCGTCCGCGACGACGGCGGCGCGATCGGCTTCCGCCACGCCCTCGTCCGGGGTCTCACCGGCGTGCTCGAGATCGTGATGACGGCCGGCGGGCTGGCCGCGGTGGTGGGTCTGCTGTCGCGCCGCTCGCGCCGGCTCGGCGACGTGCTCGCCGGCACGCACAGCCAGCTCGAGCGGGTGCCCGCCGCGCCCCCGCTCGTCGTCGAGGTCCCGGCGCCGCTCGCCGGCTGGGCGACGACCGCCGACGTGGCGCGGCTGCCCGACGCCCTGGCGCGCCGGCTCGCGCAGTTCCTCCGCCAGCGCTCCGGGATGACCGAGCCCTCGCGCTCGCAGCTCGCCCGCTCGCTGGCGCAGGAGGCCGCCGCGTTCGTCTCGCCGCTGCCGGCCGCGCCCGCCGAGGACTTCCTGCTCGCGGTCGCCGCGCTGCGCCGCCGCCGCGAGGAGCGGGCGCTGGAGCTCGTCGACCGGCGGATGAGCCGGCTCGCACCGGTGCTCGCGGACGCGCCGCGCGGCTTCCCGGTGCGCGAGGCGCCTCGGGCTCCGCGGGGCGCTCCGGCTGCACCGGGCGCTCCGGCTCCGCAGGACGCTCAGGCCGACGGCGGCTCGAGGTAG
- a CDS encoding stage II sporulation protein M encodes MDIDALSAARGGQWTRLDELARKRRLTGGEADELVERYQSASADLAAISSTAGSTAVGTRLAVSLSRARGRLTGTRGDPLAAVARFAVVSFPAALYRIRWLTLAVALATVLVAGLFAVWILGDPRLLAALGDDEQLRRFAQEDFVDYYSENPAASFAGQVWTNNAWIAAQCVAFGIVGVYVPYILLQNAQNLGTSVAVMFHVGEGDTFFLYILPHGLLELTAVFVAAAAGLRIFWAWIAPGPRTRGQALAEDARSLFTVAIGLVFVLLVSGVIEGFVTPAPWPWWLKIGIGALALGGFIAYFLVLGGRAVRAGETGDLGRFDAGSRSISEG; translated from the coding sequence ATGGACATCGATGCTCTCTCGGCCGCGCGCGGCGGCCAGTGGACCCGCCTGGACGAGCTCGCGCGCAAGCGCCGGCTGACCGGCGGCGAGGCCGACGAGCTCGTGGAGCGCTACCAGTCCGCCTCCGCCGATCTCGCCGCGATCTCCTCGACCGCGGGGTCGACCGCCGTGGGCACGCGCCTGGCCGTCTCGCTCTCGCGAGCGCGGGGCCGCCTGACCGGGACGCGCGGGGATCCGCTCGCCGCGGTCGCCCGCTTCGCCGTCGTCTCGTTCCCCGCCGCGCTGTACCGGATCCGCTGGCTGACCCTGGCCGTCGCGCTGGCGACCGTGCTGGTCGCCGGCCTCTTCGCGGTCTGGATCCTCGGCGACCCGCGCCTGCTCGCCGCGCTCGGCGACGACGAGCAGCTGCGCCGCTTCGCGCAGGAGGACTTCGTCGACTACTACTCCGAGAACCCGGCCGCGTCCTTCGCCGGTCAGGTGTGGACCAACAACGCCTGGATCGCGGCGCAGTGCGTCGCCTTCGGCATCGTCGGCGTCTACGTGCCGTACATCCTGCTGCAGAACGCGCAGAACCTCGGCACGTCGGTCGCCGTGATGTTCCACGTCGGCGAGGGCGACACCTTCTTCCTCTACATCCTCCCGCACGGCCTGCTCGAGCTGACGGCGGTCTTCGTCGCCGCGGCGGCCGGCCTGCGGATCTTCTGGGCCTGGATCGCGCCCGGGCCGCGCACCCGGGGGCAGGCGCTCGCGGAGGACGCGCGGAGCCTGTTCACGGTCGCGATCGGGCTGGTCTTCGTGCTGCTCGTCTCGGGCGTGATCGAGGGCTTCGTGACGCCGGCGCCGTGGCCGTGGTGGCTGAAGATCGGCATCGGCGCGCTCGCGCTCGGCGGCTTCATCGCCTACTTCCTGGTGCTCGGCGGCCGGGCCGTGCGGGCGGGGGAGACGGGCGATCTCGGCCGCTTCGACGCCGGCTCGCGGAGCATCAGCGAGGGCTGA